A single genomic interval of Oncorhynchus mykiss isolate Arlee chromosome 13, USDA_OmykA_1.1, whole genome shotgun sequence harbors:
- the LOC110485164 gene encoding potassium voltage-gated channel subfamily H member 4-like — protein MPVMKGLLAPQNTFLDTIANHFDGTHSNFLLGNAQGRQGYPIVYCSDGFCELTGFVRTEVMQKTCTCRFLHGAETSERVRQQVDKALEGQQEYQGEVCFYMKNGKPFWCLLDIVPIKNEKGEVVLFLFSFKDVTESYGKSHQHSNRRGVEATGISEDAHQSRKRSSSHFSQARERGRTVLYHLTNQFSKRGKGKLPNSVFQKPSLPEYKVAAVQKSRFILLHYSVSKALWDWLILLATFYVAVTVPFNVCFVSHQDDTDWDSRSTIASDIAVEMLFILDIILNFRTTFVSQSGQVVYDARSIYLHYCGTWFFIDLIAALPFDLLYAFNITVTSLVHLLKTVRLLRLLRLLQKLDRYSQYSAVVLTLLMSVFALLAHWMACVWYVIGRKEIESSDPVTWDIGWLQELGKRLETPYINSTMGGPSMPSAYIASLYFTLSSLTSVGFGNVCANTDAEKIFSICIMLMGALMHAVVFGNVTAIIQRMYSRRSLYHTRMKDIKDFIRVHRLPQLLKQRMLEYFQTTWSVNNGINANELLHDFPDELRADIAMHLNKDILQLPVFERASRGCLRSLSLHIKTSFCAPGEYLIRQGDALQANYFVCSGSLEVLKDEMVLAILGKGDLIGADLTAQDQVIKTNADVKALTYCDLQHISVRALREVLGLYPEYGNRFSSDIHHNLTYNLREGSEAEGLTRFSRSPRLSQERADKDHKLPFIAEAEDVESGEDMSHCPTGASHQGRLLLMHGLSSPVCHPGFSSLLGEELRRVNTLRLCRSPAQGCRGRNPSPQLLSNEEVTLAPVPTMVTDHSSSHRPAKLLIPSLHCVSPLDLSPRVVDGIEDNGQSFHFNVDQGEAKINSKDPFQVSANLLLETQEVRQNISQLNKEMNTLNQEVSNLTKELHEMMHFLQAHVTMLHYPSAISTYPYGLQMAPNLNPSSNMIAANDWQTRVPFSMPAGPHPSHLQHDTLSHPARNMWAYSGVPPQGRGQKVEVEHHHQTSNPRSSCLHPCCSDRGITTGQGLEAQYRPFPTSRTTPNSPYMGHSQCRTGPSLLNLNSAFPVVPGAGPGQVEYKASIPTISTFRPLCSPGSLSQSHPSLSVQVNSDRSHSPSISPTPIHVSLTPTGQPQLHTAFSSQSGVYTSVSPTYNQMHNQTTQGQGSLNRARKNDLVGSSPVHTLDSSLHLAGQPVGQGPDCGGPKTEYPQGRERPERMQSDAERAESQTQGTNISTQQALEVEPLWGLEVTH, from the exons ACAGCAACTTCCTTCTTGGGAATGCCCAGGGTCGCCAAGGTTACCCCATCGTGTACTGCTCGGACGGCTTCTGCGAGCTGACGGGGTTTGTGCGCACTGAGGTGATGCAGAAAACGTGCACGTGTCGCTTCCTGCACGGGGCGGAGACCAGTGAGAGGGTGAGGCAGCAGGTGGACAAGGCCCTGGAGGGACAGCAGGAGTACCAGGGGGAGGTGTGCTTCTATATGAAAAACG GGAAACCATTCTGGTGCCTTCTTGACATTGTGCCAATTAAGAATGAGAAGGGCGAAGTGGTTCTATTCCTTTTCTCCTTCAAGGATGTCACTGAGTCGTACGGAAAAAGCCACCAGCACAGCAacaggagaggggtggaggccaCAG GCATCTCAGAGGACGCACATCAGAGCAGAAAACGCAGCAGTTCCCACTTTTCCCAAgccagggagaggggaaggactGTCCTGTACCACCTCACCAACCAGTTCTCCAAGAGAGGCAAGGGGAAGCTGCCCAAT AGTGTATTCCAGAAGCCCTCTCTCCCAGAGTACAAGGTGGCAGCGGTGCAGAAGTCCCGCTTCATCCTCCTCCACTACAGCGTATCCAAGGCCCTGTGGGATTGGCTGATCCTCCTGGCTACCTTCTACGTGGCGGTCACCGTGCCCTTCAATGTCTGCTTCGTCAGTCACCAGGACGACACTGACTGGGACTCCCGTAGCACCATTGCCAGTGACATCGCAGTGGAAATGCTCTTCATTCTAG ATATCATCCTGAACTTTAGGACCACCTTCGTGAGTCAGTCGGGTCAGGTGGTGTACGATGCCCGCTCAATCTACCTCCATTACTGTGGCACCTGGTTCTTTATAGACCTCATCGCTGCTCTGCCCTTTGACCTCCTCTACGCCTTCAACATCACAGTG ACCTCGCTGGTCCACCTCCTGAAGACGGTGCGTTTGCTGCGGCTGCTGAGGTTGCTACAGAAGCTGGACCGTTACTCCCAGTACAGTGCTGTGGTCCTGACCCTGCTCATGTCTGTGTTCGCCCTGCTTGCCCACTGGATGGCCTGCGTCTGGTACGTCATCGGCCGCAAGGAGATAGAGAGCAGCGACCCTGTCACCTGGGATATAG GCTGGCTGCAGGAGCTCGGGAAGCGGTTGGAGACCCCGTACATCAACAGTACGATGGGCGGCCCCTCCATGCCCAGTGCCTATATCGCCTCCCTCTACTTCACCCTGAGCAGCCTCACCAGTGTGGGCTTTGGCAATGTGTGTGCCAACACAGATGCTGAGAAGATCTTCTCCATCTGCATCATGCTCATGGGGG CCCTGATGCATGCAGTGGTCTTCGGTAACGTGACAGCCATTATCCAGCGCATGTACTCTCGGCGCTCGCTCTACCACACGCGTATGAAGGACATCAAGGACTTTATCCGTGTGCACCGTCTGCCCCAGCTGCTGAAACAGAGGATGTTGGAGTACTTCCAGACCACCTGGTCTGTCAACAACGGCATCAACGCCAACGAG CTGCTGCATGACTTCCCAGACGAACTGCGTGCGGACATCGCCATGCACCTGAACAAGGACATCCTGCAGCTGCCAGTGTTTGAGCGGGCCAGTAGGGGGTGTCTGCGCTCCCTCTCCTTGCACATCAAGACCTCGTTCTGTGCCCCGGGAGAGTACCTCATCCGCCAGGGGGACGCGCTGCAGGCCAACTACTTTGTCTGCTCTGGGTCTCTAGAGGTGCTGAAGGACGAAATGGTCCTTGCTATCCTGG GCAAAGGTGATCTGATTGGGGCAGACCTGACAGCGCAAGACCAGGTGATCAAGACCAATGCGGACGTGAAGGCTCTGACCTACTGTGACCTGCAACACATCAGTGTCCGTGCCCTGAGGGAGGTCCTGGGCCTCTACCCAGAGTATGGCAATCGCTTCAGCTCTGATATCCACCACAACCTCACCTACAACCTGAGAGAGGGCAGCGAGGCAgag GGGCTGACAAGGTTCTCACGGTCCCCTCGGCTCTCTCAG GAGCGAGCTGATAAGGACCACAAGCTTCCCTTCATTGCGGAGGCAGAAGATGTGGAGTCTGGTGAGGACATGAGCCACTGTCCCACTGGTGCATCCCACCAAGGGCGGCTGCTACTGATGCATGGCCTGAGCAGCCCCGTCTGCCACCCTGGCTTCAGCAGCCTGCTGGGGGAGGAGCTTCGACGTGTCAATACACTCCGTCTCTGCCGCTCCCCAGCCCAGGGCTGCAGAGGCCGTAACCCCTCCCCTCAGCTGCTGTCCAATGAGGAGGTTACTCTAGCCCCGGTGCCCACCATGGTCACAGATCATAGCTCATCCCATAGGCCAGCCAAGCTGCTCATACCCTCCCTACATTGTGTCAGCCCTCTGGACCTCAGCCCCAG GGTTGTGGATGGAATTGAGGATAATGGGCAGTCTTTTCACTTCAATGTGGATCAAGGCGAGGCAAAGATCAATAGCAAAG ACCCATTCCAGGTTAGCGCCAACTTACTTCTGGAAACACAGGAGGTGAGACAGAACATCAGCCAGCTAAACAAAGAG ATGAATACCCTTAACCAGGAGGTGTCCAACCTGACCAAGGAGCTCCATGAGATGATGCATTTCCTGCAGGCCCATGTGACCATGTTACATTACCCCTCTGCCATCTCCACCTATCCTTATGGCCTGCAGATggcccctaacctcaaccccagcAGCAACATgattgctgccaatgactggcaGACACGGGTGCCTTTCAGTATGCCTGCTGGACCTCACCCATCTCACCTCCAACATGACACCCTCAGCCACCCTGCCAGGAACATGTGGGCCTACAGTGGGGTGCCCCCCCAGGGCAGAGGTCAGAAGGTGGAGGTTGAACACCATCACCAGACGTCCAATCCCAGGTCATCCTGTTTACATCCGTGCTGCTCGGACAGAGGCATAACCACTGGTCAGGGACTTGAAGCCCAGTACAGGCCTTTCCCGACCTCCAGAACTACACCCAACTCTCCCTACATGGGCCACTCCCAATGCCGGACTGGGCCATCTCTTCTGAACCTCAACTCTGCCTTCCCAGTAGTCCCAGGTGCGGGTCCTGGTCAGGTTGAGTACAAAGCCTCCATCCCCACCATCAGTACCTTTCGTCCCCTATGTTCCCCAGGCAGCCTCAGCCAGTCCCACCCCTCCCTGAGTGTCCAGGTCAACTCTGACCGCAGCCATTCACCGTCCATCTCCCCAACGCCTATCCACGTCTCACTGACCCCTACCGGTCAACCACAGCTCCACACCGCCTTCAGCTCTCAGTCTGGGGTCTACACGTCTGTCAGCCCAACATATAATCAGATGCACAACCAGACCACCCAGGGGCAGGGCTCTCTCAACAGAGCCAGGAAGAATGACCTGGTGGGCTCCAGCCCtgtccacacactggactcatcCCTACATCTGGCAGGGCAGCCAGTAGGGCAAGGGCCAGACTGTGGAGGGCCTAAGACTGAGTACCCACAGGGCAGGGAGAGACCTGAGAGGATGCAGAGTGATGCTGAGCGGGCAGAGTCCCAGACCCAGGGGACCAACATCAGCACACAGCAGGCCCTGGAAGTCGAGCCTCTCTGGGGCTTGGAGGTGACACATTAG